The genomic DNA CGTCGTGCTCCTATGGCGCCGCCGCTTGCGGAGAGCGTGGGGAATCCGCTGCCGTTGCATCCCGGGCCGAGCCTGGTGCCGAATGCGGGGATGGAGCATGGAGACAAGGTTCCCGATGGCTGGGCGATTAGCAGTGGTGAAGGGGTGTTGAGTCGAGAGACGGCGGCGCCTTTCGCGGGGGCGGCATCACTGCGGCTGGAGACCGGTGGTAGGGCGATGGCGCGCGTGCAGGTTCCTGCCGGGAGCTTTCCGAAGACGGTGACGCTCTCCGGCCAGGTGCGAACCGAAGGCGCGGCCAACGCGATGCTGGGGCTGATGTGCTACACGAAGGAGTGGAAGGCGCTGAATTTTCTCATCGCGGGTAATAGTCCGTCGGGTGCGGGATGGAGAGAGGTCAGCAAGGAGCTGACGCTGCCCGAAGGAACGGGGCAGGTGGATGTGGCGCTGCTGGTGGAGGGGAAGGGGACGGGCATGCTGGATGAGGTGAAGCTTCTAACAGACGGGAAGGTGGTTCCTCCGGTGGAAGCGAAGCAGGCTCCGGCGAAGGCGGAGAATGCGTGGTCGCCGGCGCAGGGATTCTATCCTGAATACCCGGACGCGTGGATGACCTTCCACAACGGGCTGAAGGAAAAGGCGGCGAAGGGCGGGGTGGATCTGCTCTTCATCGGTGACTCGCTGACGCTGGGTTGGGACAAGGAGCTGTGGGAGAAGTACTATGCGCCTCGTAATGCGGCGAATTTCGGGGTGGGTGGAGACGGCACGCCGCAGCTGCTGTGGCGGATGGAGCATGGTGGCTTCGATGGCCTCCAGCCGAAGGTGGTGGTGCTGATGATCGGCGTGAACAATGTGTGGCCGGGCTATCCGGCGGCGGACACGGCGAAGGGCATCCGGGTGTTTGTGGAGAAGCTGAAGGAGAAGATGCCGGCTTCGAAGATCCTGCTGCTGGGGATGCTGCCAGCGTTCGATGCGGGGGATGGGATCCGCACTTACGCGGGTGAGGTGAACAAGAGCATCGCGGCGCTGGCGGATGGGAAAGCGGTGCGGTTCCTGGACTTCGGCCCGGAGCTCCTGGACGGGAGCGGGAACCGGAAGGCAGGCTTCTATCAGGATGACCGGCTGCACCTCGCGAAGCCGGCGTATGAGAGCTGGGGGATGGCGATGGAGGGTGTGTTGGGGGAGTTTTTCGGGAAGTAGCTTCCGCTGTGCTCAGCCGAGGGGGCGTGGAATGCCGACTTCCATCCTGCTGCCGGAGTCATTTCATTTCTCTCTGGTCACTCCGCCGATAGGAAAACCCCCGCCGATCACGATCAAGACAGACTCGCCTTGAGGAGAGCGGACCAAGGCACAGGTTCCACTGGGGACCGTTAGGGAGATCTTCGTGCTTTCGCCTTCCGCGGAGGCATCGACCAAAAGGTCAGGGAAGGGTTCGTCAGGTTTGCCCAGATGGGCGCTGAGCTCGAGCTTCTCGCCTTTCCAGTCCAGGCCATCGGCGCCTGCAGCGACCTTGACTTGGGCGGCGGTGCCTTGGCGGAGAGCTCCTTCGAGATACTGCTGGGCGAGTGCCTTGTGAACCATTCCCTTCACGAGCGGAACCCCTTGGGGAGCGGGTAGGTCGCTGGGAGAATCGCTGAGGAAGTCGGCGGGAACCGGTAGCACCCCGAGTTCACCGGGGCGGAGTTCGAGCATGGACTTGGCCTTGGCCGTGTAGTCGACGACCCGGCGGCTGCTCTTGCTCTCATCGCCATTGGCCGTGGTGTCTGAGGTAGGAGATGGGCCTGCTTCGTTGCGGGGGCTCGGTGGAGGTGTGTTCTTGCTGTCGTTCGCTTTTGCCAGCTTCCAGGCTATCGGGCCGCCCAGCAGGGCGAGCAGGAGACAGCAGAGAAGGAGGATTCGCGGCCGGTTTATCATTCCTGCGATGTTGGGTGGCGGAGTCGAGAGGCATCAAGGAGATAGAGTCCGGGGCGAGGGCTTGGGGAGGTGCTGTTGAAGCATTGGGGAAGTGGGTTTTCTTCCTGTTCCGCGCGTGGAGTGGTGGCAGCTGTGGCGGGATTGTCCTGCGGACCACGCCAATCAGCGGCTTCGCCGGAGTGGGGTTGGTCGCGAAGCTCCCGCCGCGTTCAACCCCAAAAGGCATCCTCGCTTAGGCTCGGAAGTGGTTTGACCCTGCGGGTCTTTGCCAGTTTGCGGCTTTGCCGGGAAAGATGGGTCGCGAAGCTCCCGCTGCAATCTCATCCCGCCACCTAGGGGAATGGTATGACAGCCGGAGTGGCTGGATCGAATGCTCAGGTTGAATGGGCCTGAGTGGTCGGGGTGGCGGGATTCGAACCCACGGCCTCTTCGTCCCGAACGAAAAGCGCCACCTCGCCGTCAACCCCAGATCCTCCAAGGGAAATCCTGTTAGATCGGGAGTCTAGGGGCCTCACCCCACCCGTTTTGCCCCCCTTCAAACTCGCAAAAGCCCCATCTCTAGTGGGTCGCATTGGGTCCAGGAGGGTCCCACTGAGACGGCGAAAATGGGCCCCATTTGGCTCGCCGGAGCAAGGGGTCCTGTAAGGCACCCCTCGACCCGCGACGATTCCGGGGTTCCGCCGTCAGCAGTCAGGAATCTTTCTCGAAGGTGATGGAGACATCACCAGAACCAAGTGCCTCGGAAAGTCCTTTCGGATTGTCGAGCTTTCCGAGCTTCGTGTAACTGTAGGAAGTTCGGAAACTGTCGTAAAAGAGAACCAAGGTGCTGGAATTGTAGATCATCAGGTCACCGGAATGAATCATGCCGGGGTTCGCATCCTTCGTCGGAAGGCCGCTGGCGAACCGGTGAAACTTTTCATTCCTGTGGAGATCGGACATTTTTACGGTAAGCGGCAGCATGCCCACGAATGCCTTGGCCGTTTCGTTATCCTCAAGTTTTGCATCGAAGGTCTTGCTGCCAATTTTGAGGCGGATTTTCACGGTGGATATGGGGTTGGCGGCGGTTTCGGGTTTAGCTTCCTCGCCTTTGCAGGACGAGGAGACTCCGGCGAAGACCGCAAGGCTGATGCTCATTAGTGCTCGACTGATCGTCTTCATACTCGTTTTGAGTGGAAGTCAGCCGACGGTGAGTCCCCCGTCGACGGTGAGGGCATGGCCCACGACGTAGCTTGCCGCCGGACTGCACAGCCAGAGCACCGCCGAGGC from Luteolibacter sp. Y139 includes the following:
- a CDS encoding GDSL-type esterase/lipase family protein, which gives rise to MISGFVRHAASAVILMGCATAANSPSRDPWLWPFASDSIWNMPLGSGAVLVPAGLNSNGGVAIDPEILARTNPGAPQREIFAPAGWETREGGSQSLGTAGFNDDLIVPDARKNWTPNYSAAVLQPDGFTVENLGPICRPREGSPVWAYRFPKTDLRGDGITGSHGGSGLSALGGSIRRGELLDEQPIRHAIKVNIFCEKFTYFGKERAGFRWPSDRADSYAAKGYKGSNPAVVMGSLLCLKPDLDLSGLGLKTTVARKLAQALQDYGAYISDDAAHDVFYFCAEREVREECASVLGISLEGSAGPFYEDVARLVPLLQVVDNNSAANIGGGGVRRAPMAPPLAESVGNPLPLHPGPSLVPNAGMEHGDKVPDGWAISSGEGVLSRETAAPFAGAASLRLETGGRAMARVQVPAGSFPKTVTLSGQVRTEGAANAMLGLMCYTKEWKALNFLIAGNSPSGAGWREVSKELTLPEGTGQVDVALLVEGKGTGMLDEVKLLTDGKVVPPVEAKQAPAKAENAWSPAQGFYPEYPDAWMTFHNGLKEKAAKGGVDLLFIGDSLTLGWDKELWEKYYAPRNAANFGVGGDGTPQLLWRMEHGGFDGLQPKVVVLMIGVNNVWPGYPAADTAKGIRVFVEKLKEKMPASKILLLGMLPAFDAGDGIRTYAGEVNKSIAALADGKAVRFLDFGPELLDGSGNRKAGFYQDDRLHLAKPAYESWGMAMEGVLGEFFGK
- a CDS encoding cyclophilin-like fold protein; its protein translation is MKTISRALMSISLAVFAGVSSSCKGEEAKPETAANPISTVKIRLKIGSKTFDAKLEDNETAKAFVGMLPLTVKMSDLHRNEKFHRFASGLPTKDANPGMIHSGDLMIYNSSTLVLFYDSFRTSYSYTKLGKLDNPKGLSEALGSGDVSITFEKDS